The Gemmatimonadota bacterium genome contains a region encoding:
- a CDS encoding NUDIX domain-containing protein, translated as MTGIVCGVVDVHVVDPAAGFKVLMLRRAAGVRCTGAWEAVHGSIEPGESPEDAAAREFAEETGLPLKRLYSIGTNPFYVPSRKTVQVAVVFAALADSRLSPQLGEEHDAFEWMELADAVGRATWPRTRQALMDVHHLLKSGDAGPAEAVLRVR; from the coding sequence ATGACTGGGATCGTTTGCGGGGTCGTGGACGTTCACGTCGTGGATCCTGCCGCCGGGTTCAAGGTCCTTATGCTCCGCCGGGCCGCAGGAGTGCGCTGCACCGGGGCGTGGGAAGCCGTCCACGGCTCTATCGAGCCTGGCGAGAGTCCGGAGGACGCTGCCGCGCGTGAGTTTGCCGAGGAGACCGGGCTTCCCCTCAAGCGGCTCTACTCCATTGGGACCAACCCGTTCTACGTCCCCAGCCGCAAGACCGTCCAGGTGGCCGTTGTTTTTGCGGCTCTCGCAGACTCGCGGCTCTCTCCGCAGTTGGGCGAAGAGCACGATGCGTTCGAGTGGATGGAGCTCGCCGATGCCGTGGGGCGCGCGACGTGGCCTCGTACCCGTCAGGCACTGATGGACGTCCACCACCTGTTGAAGTCGGGGGACGCCGGGCCGGCTGAAGCGGTGCTGCGCGTGCGCTAG